ATGGTGATTGATCTGGAGCACAGCTAGCTGGGGGCCCACTTACATTTTTCAGAAAGCCATGCAAACAGATAGGCAGGGGGCCAAGTCTATTGTTCCAAAGTTTCCAGGGGCCTTGAAAGGCCTTTGGACTCTGGTCTGGTGATCAGAGGGAAAAAGGTTTCTGAACAATTCAAGGTCTTTGAAATGGTTGCCAACACCCACATTTTTCATTCTGGGAACAATGCCACCAAGGGCCAcaaccaccctcccccacctaaGTGAGGAAGTGTCTGCTGGTTGTGAGTGATAGCCAGTCTTGTGAGGGCAAGGGTCAGAAGGACAGGAGTCTTTCTTATCCTGGCTGCTggcccttttccctctggtacaCACTGACATGCCCATCCTTTTGCACTTTCAAAACCTGTACTTGTTTTAGCCCTCTTGTCCTCCTCGTCCAAAGCCAACACCCATCTCTGTCCCTCCTTACGGAGGAGCTGTCCCAGCTCTCGTAAGTGCAGAGGTCTCTAGCACCGGTTCAGATCCTGGCCCTGCTCTGTTCTTACTTCCTGGCTCCACTGCAGTTTCCTTTTTCAGAAAATGCAAAAGAGAGTGAGCTATCTTGTCTTGGAGGTGGGGAAACACAACCTCAACTTCCTTCCCTAAATGATACTTTGAGAACATTCTTCAAAAGAACTGGGGTatccaggggagggtgggagcgtggtgggtaagagatcaaccaaaggacttgtatgcatgcatataagcataatcaatggacccAGACAGTAGCGGGTGAGGGCCTGTGTTGGGGGGCGGGAgctggtggggagaggtcaatagggggaaaaaggagacttatgtaatactttcaacaataaagaaaaagaaaaaaaaaaagaactggggtATCAAGTGTATTAACAGCCTCCTTCTAGGAGATGCACCATCTGGGGATACTCCCCAGAAGGGTAGGTATCTGGGCTCCTTTGACTGCTATTTTGGAAGAATGCAGGTGAACAAAAGGGAGTTTCCACTACACAAACTGTTTTTTCCATTTCCTGTTCTTTGCTATTTTGCTTTGTTCTGGTTTCAGAATCAGATGAAACTTCTAGTGAAGGCCTGCCACAAGGTCTCCATCAACCCCATAACCTGGTGACTAAACTCAATTCCATGGTATCAACCAAAGGACAGGCTTTGCAATGGCTGAACTCACTGTTCTGTATCAGGCTCTTAATACTGAGCCTGCATCTCTTGAGATTTCTCTTCCTACTGCTGACCTGTGCACTTTTCCCAGGAAAGTATCTGCATGATTTTACTTGAGCCCCCACAGCTCCCTAGGAATAACTGGGGGCTTCTTCCCCTGTCAGCTGGCCCATGTGGGGAAGCAAGGAAAAGCtgcagagcagctgggcctgggtggaACCCAGTGGATAACAGTCTGACAGCCGATCAGCAGTTATCACTCTCAGAAAGGGAAGCGTGGGCATGTTATGTTGCTGTGGCAACCAAAggcaacagagcggcaaacttcAGAAGGCAGAGCCCATCAAACAACCAGGAGTTTCAAACACCCTGGGTCCCCCAGGGACTGGGCCTTGGTCAATCAGAGGaaaagtcagcatcaaaagccctCAATGACGAAAGGGAAGCCAAGGGAAACAGTCAATGGCTAGTCATCATGGATTCACAGTTACAGAACCTTAGAACAGGAATAAACAGCCAATCCTCACTTGACTGAGAAAGGAACCAGAAGTCGGAAGGTACTTGATCGAGGTTCTGCTGCCAGTGAATGTCAAAGCCGGAACCACCACCCTATGGCCTTTTGTTTGTATGGCTTTAAGTTTGCAAAACCCTTAGTGCTTTAATTTCATCTGACCCTGAACCGAGAGCAAATATTTATCCTTCAACGGAGTGGCCACATGAGAACtaccagttttctcatctgggagGAGGAGAATACTTTTCTAATGGAATTCGTATTAGGCTTCAATGAGTTAATAGTTTTGGGATTCAAGTGGATATAATAAAAGGTACCCCTCAATCCTCatagagtttttttttaatatatatatatatatatatagatatatatatatatattgattgatttcagagaggaggggagagggagagatagaaacatcaatgatgagagagaatcattgattgactgcctcctgcacgccccctactggggacggagcccgcaacccgagcatgtgcccttgaccagaattgaacctgggacccttcagtcggcaggccgacgctctatccactgagccaaaccagctagggcaagttttgtgattttttttttttaataaacattttgaatGTTTATCCATCCTGGATTCTGTGCCCTAGAATTTAGTAAATAGTTCAACTTTACGTTGCTTCAACACTTCCTCTGCATACTATGAGGTCTCCATCTTATAACCACGTTTCTCTAGTTCAGCTGGTAACTGATTGGAGAAGTCATCCTCTACATTGTCATCATCCCAGACACGTGCATCTTAATCTTCATCTAAACCAGTCCCGTCTTCGCAGGGAACTCCTCGAACTCGTCATCCTCCTCCAGGAGACCCAAGTCTACCAGCTGCTTTTTCTCGGACATCGCAACCCTCCACGCctctcaggccagcaggaaagttGGATCCACTCGCCCTCATAGAGTTCTGAGTAATTAAGGGATGGGCAACAAATGGGATCAGAATATCAACTTTAtcactaaataatttttttattggagtcagtggtttttatttgtgGGTAAGTGAACCCCAGAATTAAACAGGGTAACTACGCAAGCTAGGGCAGGCCTCCCAGTTGGAAACTGTCCCTGGAAACCATGCATCTTGGGAAAACAGAGCCAATAGCATGAGAGGAGGCTGCTGCTAAGAGGAGAAACAGAGGGGCTGGGCAATGTTCCTGGGTTCCTACTCCCATACTCACTACTAAAAagttgctcctcctcctcctcccagcctcttgtccctccccactcctgggGAGGAGTGAGTCATGGAGGAGGGAGAAGTCAGAAATCCTCTACGTGGTGACGATTTTTTTTCACTCTAATAAATACGTGTAATGCACTTAGCACTTAGCacaataataaatgctcaatgtAAGTTAGCTGTTACTATTACGATTCTGGCTATAGCCTGTCAATAACACCAGAGACTACTTCTACTTCACCAGTGTGACTTCTCTAATTGTGTCTGCCCTTAGCAAATGTGTGACCCCCAGCATGTTACTTAAGCTCCCTAAGCCTCAGTATCTTCCTCTGcattaataatagtacctaccctATAATGGGGAGGACTACAGGATTTAAGTGTAAAGAACTTAGCAGgatgcctggaacatagtaaatattcaatgGTGACTATTGCTGTTATAAAAAGAACTTGGGAGTCTAGAGCAAAATTGAAACTGAGACATAGTTGATTTAGAAGAGGCATGTAAAGAAAAGGCTCCATTAGAATTACAGCAATGGCTTCCACTGATCCACAATCTAGACCCCTTTTCCCCTCGTTGTCCATAAAATGAGGGGAAACTTACTTTGGTGTTCCCCTTGGGAAGAAAATGACATTCTTCCTTGAACTGACTTACCCCTACTAGGATATATTATAACAGAAGCGGGAACTGTATAttaatttgctagggctgctataacaaagtaccatagactgggtgcttacacaacagaaatttctttcctcacagttctggacacCAGAAGTCTAAGATCAAAGGGTCAGCAGGGTTGGTTGGGTTCTTccaaggcctctctccttggcatgTAGACGGCTATCTTCTCCCTGAGTCTTCACGTTGTCTTTTCTCTGTGCATGGCTATGTCATAAttgcctcttcttataaggacaccagtcataaaGGATTAGaacccaccctaatgacctcatttaaccttaattacctctttgaaGACTAtgtccaaatatagtcacattctgagttaTTTTAGCATATTAATttgagggacacaattcaacccataacaatgtgtgaagaaatttaaaactatattctATGTTGCAGTAGTATATTGGTAttggagcgtgtgtgtgtgtgttgtgagagagagagagagagagagagagagagagagagcgagcgtcTTAGGCACAGGCAAGGCCCCAGATACCATGGAGCACAGATAAGCCATACCTGTTTCCCTTCCCAAATTCCTGACCAATAAAATCATGAGCAActcgaccagtgtggctcagtggttgagcattgacctatgaaccaggagatcacagttcaattcccaatcagggcacatgcccggttgctggctcaatccccagtggggggatgcaggaggcagccaatgaatgattctctttattcattgatatttctatctctctctcccttcttctctgaaatcaataaaaatatatattttttaataatcatgagcagccctagccggtttggctcagtggatagagcattggtctgcagactgaagggtcctgggtttgactctggtcagggcacatgcccaggttgtgggctcaatccccagtagcgggtatgcaggaggcagccaatcaatgattctctctcatcgttgatgtttctatctctctccctctcccttcctctctgaaatcaatttttaaaaaacataaaaaatagtaataaccatgatcaaattaaaaagttgttTAAGGTGTTGTTAGGCAATAATTTGTCATGCAACAGTAAGTAACCAGTCAGAGGCGCATTCCCCCCGctccaaaaaaagggggggggggagtctgaATATTATCAAACCtttaaatatagtatataattcTACCTACCAGTGCAGGATTAAAAAACATGTTAGAGGAACATAACTCCACAGAAATTCAATCAGAAAAATCCAGAATGTAGAAATGTCTgcaggaaaaaatgtttttttcaacaacaaaaatgttgcaagaagagaaaaaaagaagggaaatttGAGGTTAAAAGACTTGTGAGACAGATCAACCAAGCAAAACTTGACATGTGGGCTTCGTTTGGACCCTGATTTAGACAgttcaaaagaaaattattatttatggtACAATTGGAAAAATTAGGATGTTATTGAATATTTGATGGtattaaaattaaagttaatCTTTTTAAGTTTGATAATGTTGTTGTGGTCACTGGTATATTAAAAGATATAGATGCTGAAGTATATAGATAAAAtgatacacagatttttttttgtcagaataATCATAAGGCTACAGAAATGGATCAGTCATGGTATTGCCCCTTGAAGCTCATGGTCTAGTGGTAAAGAAAGCATGTACAGTACACAAATgaagtaaaaggagaaaaaaatcccaaGTATCACAAAAAAGGAATAGGCTGTGTATCTAAGGCAAAGTTTCAATAAAGAGTTTATTTTTACGGAATCCATTCCCACCCAACAATGACTAAGATGCTTTACTCAACACCTAAACCATAGCCTAGCATGATACAGGTTTGAACTTATGTACAAAATACGACCTCCACTATTTGAAAAACTCTATGTGTTAGGATGGCTGCAACTTTCTCAACTTCATGTATCTACTTCATGGTTGTCTTtgtcagctcaggctgctataacaaaataccatgactgggtggcttaaacaaca
The genomic region above belongs to Eptesicus fuscus isolate TK198812 chromosome 14, DD_ASM_mEF_20220401, whole genome shotgun sequence and contains:
- the LOC114234657 gene encoding LOW QUALITY PROTEIN: 26S proteasome complex subunit SEM1 (The sequence of the model RefSeq protein was modified relative to this genomic sequence to represent the inferred CDS: inserted 1 base in 1 codon; substituted 1 base at 1 genomic stop codon); the encoded protein is MSEKKQLVDLGLLEEDDEFEEFPXEDGTGLDEDXDARVWDDDNVEDDFSNQLPAELEKRGYKMETS